The Synechocystis sp. PCC 7509 genome includes a window with the following:
- a CDS encoding alpha/beta fold hydrolase: MQATPAVSTTPTPGKYWQWRGQSIYYVKAGEKTQPPLLLVHGFGASTDHWRKNIAQLQANFEVWAIDLLGFGRSAKPEMAYGADLWRDQLNDFITEVIGQPTVLAGNSLGGYACLCVAAQRPEAAAGVVLLNSAGPFSDTSSSSEPDPLQAEVQPPKAPEVWQKFLGEAAKWMFAQPLARFILFQYVRQPWVIRQTLERVYLDKSAVTDQLVEEIYRPSCDAGAAQVFAAIFSNPQGEKVDILLQQLKCPLLMLWGEGDPWMNAKERSPKFRQYCPNLTEYFLRAGHCPHDEVPEQVNSLLKSWILSIDVA; the protein is encoded by the coding sequence ATGCAGGCAACACCAGCCGTCTCTACTACTCCAACGCCCGGTAAATATTGGCAGTGGCGAGGACAGTCAATCTATTATGTCAAGGCGGGCGAAAAAACCCAACCACCTTTATTATTAGTGCATGGATTTGGGGCTTCTACAGACCACTGGCGCAAAAACATCGCGCAATTGCAAGCAAATTTTGAAGTATGGGCAATCGATTTACTGGGCTTTGGACGTTCAGCAAAACCCGAAATGGCTTACGGCGCTGACTTGTGGCGAGATCAATTGAATGATTTTATTACTGAAGTCATCGGTCAACCTACAGTATTAGCGGGAAATTCTCTCGGTGGCTATGCTTGCTTGTGTGTCGCTGCCCAACGCCCGGAGGCTGCGGCTGGGGTAGTATTACTTAATAGTGCTGGCCCTTTTTCAGATACAAGTTCATCTTCCGAACCCGATCCTTTGCAAGCAGAAGTACAGCCACCAAAAGCGCCGGAAGTATGGCAAAAGTTTTTAGGTGAAGCAGCTAAATGGATGTTTGCACAACCCTTGGCGCGGTTTATTTTATTTCAATACGTGCGCCAACCTTGGGTAATTCGCCAAACTTTAGAAAGAGTTTATTTAGACAAAAGCGCTGTCACTGACCAATTGGTGGAAGAAATTTATCGCCCTTCCTGCGATGCTGGTGCAGCCCAAGTATTTGCAGCAATTTTTAGCAATCCCCAAGGGGAAAAAGTCGATATCTTGCTGCAACAGTTGAAGTGTCCCTTACTAATGCTGTGGGGAGAAGGAGATCCTTGGATGAATGCGAAAGAGCGATCGCCTAAATTTCGCCAATACTGCCCCAATTTAACAGAATACTTTCTCCGGGCTGGTCATTGTCCCCATGACGAAGTCCCAGAACAAGTAAATTCTCTATTAAAATCCTGGATTTTGTCAATAGACGTAGCCTAA
- the rfbB gene encoding dTDP-glucose 4,6-dehydratase, which translates to MRRLLVTGGAGFIGTNFVRYWCDAYPGDRLVVLDVLTYAGNKQNLQELEGNPNFCFVQGDIGDRALVDKLLISENIDTIVHFAAESHVDRSILQPATFIQTNIVGTHTLLEAFRQYLAAKIVNKALFLHISTDEVYGSLSLTEPAFTETTPYAPSSPYSASKAGSDHLVRAYYHTYGLPTIVTNCSNNYGAFQFPEKLIPLICINILQGKSLPIYGDGQNIRDWLYVGDNCTAIEAVIRRGKPGETYNIGGNNEIKNIDLVNKICTLMDELASIPINPSNQLITYVQDRPGHDFRYAINASKIKTKLGWTPKTTMQEGLRRTVQWYCDRRQWWEALL; encoded by the coding sequence ATGCGTCGGTTATTGGTAACTGGCGGAGCGGGGTTTATTGGTACAAATTTTGTGCGTTATTGGTGCGATGCTTACCCAGGCGATCGCCTTGTGGTCTTAGACGTGCTTACTTATGCCGGAAATAAGCAGAATTTGCAGGAATTAGAAGGAAATCCTAATTTTTGTTTTGTTCAAGGAGATATAGGCGATCGCGCTCTGGTAGACAAATTACTAATATCAGAAAATATTGATACTATCGTTCACTTTGCGGCGGAGTCTCATGTTGATCGCTCTATACTCCAACCTGCGACTTTTATTCAAACTAATATAGTTGGAACTCATACCTTATTAGAGGCTTTTCGTCAATACTTAGCAGCAAAAATTGTAAATAAGGCGCTATTTCTGCATATTTCTACTGATGAAGTTTACGGTAGTCTGAGCCTTACAGAACCTGCTTTTACAGAAACAACTCCTTATGCTCCCAGTAGTCCTTATTCGGCTTCTAAAGCTGGCAGCGATCACTTAGTACGCGCCTATTACCATACCTACGGATTGCCAACAATTGTAACTAATTGCTCTAATAATTACGGCGCGTTTCAGTTTCCTGAAAAGTTAATTCCTTTAATTTGTATCAATATTTTGCAGGGTAAAAGTTTACCTATTTATGGTGATGGGCAAAATATCCGCGATTGGCTGTATGTGGGCGATAATTGCACGGCAATAGAAGCAGTAATTAGGCGCGGTAAACCTGGGGAAACTTATAATATTGGTGGCAACAATGAAATTAAAAATATCGATTTAGTTAATAAAATCTGTACTTTAATGGATGAATTGGCTTCGATACCTATAAATCCTAGTAATCAATTAATTACCTACGTTCAAGATAGACCGGGACACGATTTTAGGTATGCCATTAATGCCAGCAAAATTAAAACTAAGCTAGGTTGGACACCAAAAACAACTATGCAAGAAGGTTTGCGTCGTACTGTGCAATGGTATTGCGATCGCCGTCAATGGTGGGAAGCCTTGCTGTAA
- a CDS encoding GTP pyrophosphokinase, whose translation MGSSDFKKEENNFKEYYDSKLEFLKSAEASFKTLITALLTDIELESITSRLKVREECIEKFTRKYRKDLEKNNEEYEIKEHITDLIGIRVICLYEEDINKIKELLENDFKVTEYSDKTKALEKTENQFGYKSLHLDLTLNSTRENLPEYKNLSQIKSVEVQVRTIIQDAWSVLDHKLKYKKELSPNLSRRINRLAALFEIADQEFLAVKKEAETIEKNTIQNVNENKTDNQLNTFSFLEIIKRNLQFSGYTFARERADELVKEILNIFPEYKTQSFKTALENYFNKVIEFKRKINSDSKGDNNLNPYTMIRHALYLSDKEAFKDILYLSQRNSFDEWLQTGDR comes from the coding sequence ATGGGTTCTTCAGATTTTAAAAAAGAAGAAAATAATTTTAAAGAATACTATGACTCAAAACTAGAGTTTTTAAAATCTGCTGAGGCTTCATTTAAAACTTTAATTACAGCCTTATTAACAGATATTGAGTTAGAATCAATTACTTCTCGACTAAAAGTGCGTGAAGAATGTATTGAAAAATTTACAAGAAAATATAGAAAAGATTTGGAAAAAAACAATGAGGAGTATGAAATTAAGGAACATATCACTGATCTAATTGGCATTAGAGTTATTTGCTTATACGAGGAAGATATTAACAAAATAAAAGAACTGTTGGAAAACGATTTTAAGGTGACTGAGTATAGCGATAAAACAAAAGCTCTAGAAAAGACAGAAAATCAATTTGGTTATAAAAGTTTGCATTTAGATTTAACTCTAAATTCTACAAGAGAGAATTTACCTGAATATAAAAATCTATCCCAGATTAAATCTGTTGAAGTACAAGTTAGAACAATTATTCAAGATGCTTGGAGCGTCCTAGATCATAAATTAAAGTACAAAAAAGAACTCTCACCTAATCTGAGTAGGCGTATAAATAGACTTGCGGCTTTATTTGAAATTGCCGATCAAGAATTTTTAGCAGTAAAAAAAGAAGCAGAAACAATAGAAAAAAATACAATTCAAAATGTAAATGAAAATAAAACAGATAATCAACTTAATACTTTCAGTTTTCTGGAAATTATAAAAAGAAATCTTCAGTTTAGTGGTTATACGTTTGCACGAGAGAGAGCAGACGAACTTGTGAAAGAAATTCTTAATATTTTCCCAGAATATAAAACGCAAAGTTTTAAAACTGCTTTAGAGAACTATTTCAATAAAGTAATTGAATTCAAAAGGAAAATTAACTCGGATAGTAAAGGCGATAATAACCTGAATCCATACACGATGATAAGACACGCTCTTTATTTATCTGACAAAGAAGCGTTCAAAGATATTCTTTATCTAAGTCAGAGGAATAGTTTTGATGAATGGTTGCAAACTGGAGATAGGTAA
- a CDS encoding CHAT domain-containing protein has protein sequence MVAFYQNLNKGMTKGEALRQAKLSLIDKHPLYWSPFILIGDAR, from the coding sequence ATGGTTGCCTTTTACCAAAATCTCAACAAAGGTATGACCAAAGGAGAAGCTTTGCGTCAGGCAAAGTTGAGCTTAATTGACAAGCATCCTTTGTATTGGTCGCCATTTATTTTAATTGGGGATGCGCGTTAG
- a CDS encoding BsuBI/PstI family type II restriction endonuclease has translation MTTFLTDYTDISRIHCSSRLNLKQRSELGQFLTPASIARFMAGKFSNLSDHISLLDPGAGVGSLTAAFVERLLMNPHSVKRCSITAYEVESIFIPSLQQCLIECCIALEKRGIQADYCLREESFIEAITEINLPLFTPSANSFTHAILNPPYKKINNQSIEKKLLSKLGIETVNLYSTFVWLTMLQLVEEGEIVAITPRSFCNGAYYRPFRQAFLKEMGLDKIHVFESRSAVFSESILQENIIFHAIKTKNKPDCIEITSNFTDETDEFLESRYVPYSKVVETSDSENFIHIVTNSLDDALRVQMDRFSSTLNDLGLKVSTGAVVDFRLKSALRTSWDEKSVPLLYPESIKAGKVLFPPVNPRKAIAIEQNQQTSKWLVESGWYVLIKRFSAKEEKRRLVAAVCSPLDAPVLGIENHLNYYHAEGKGMNPDLARGLAAFLNSTLLDIFFRQFSGHTQVNATDLRKIKYPCKDDLIQLGSQIGDRCFNQTQLDTVIHTTLSIMSETTNAVQASERIKAALAILKEISAPREQQNERSALCLLALANIQPETPWNQATAPRRRITEMMDWFRDYYGKQYAPNTRETVRRQTMHQFVQMGIVIENPDQPDRPINSPKWCYQLHQQALSLLKSYDSEQWEEARQNYIVSVTNLLQNKKRNIPMIPVSLPNGQAIKLSSGGQNILIKDVLESFCPRFTPEGLVLYVGDAGNKFIVNETQRFREMGIELDPHGKMPDIVVYYERQDWLVLIEAVTSHGPVNLKRHNELKQLFQSSSKGLVFVSAFPSRREMTRYLAEISWETEVWVADQSDHMIHFNGERFLGPYENPAKGH, from the coding sequence ATGACAACGTTCCTCACAGATTACACAGATATCTCCAGAATTCATTGTTCCTCAAGGCTAAATCTAAAGCAGCGTAGCGAATTAGGTCAGTTTTTAACTCCTGCTTCAATTGCCCGTTTTATGGCAGGAAAATTTAGCAACTTATCAGATCATATCAGTCTTTTAGATCCTGGAGCCGGAGTTGGATCATTAACAGCCGCTTTTGTAGAACGACTATTGATGAATCCTCATAGTGTTAAGAGATGCTCGATAACAGCTTATGAAGTTGAGTCAATATTTATCCCATCTTTGCAGCAATGTCTTATAGAGTGTTGTATAGCTTTAGAAAAAAGAGGGATTCAAGCAGATTATTGTTTACGTGAAGAAAGCTTTATAGAAGCTATTACTGAAATAAATTTGCCGCTTTTTACTCCATCTGCTAACAGTTTTACTCACGCGATTTTAAATCCGCCCTACAAAAAGATTAACAACCAATCAATCGAAAAGAAACTTCTTTCAAAACTTGGGATTGAAACTGTTAATTTGTATAGTACCTTTGTCTGGCTTACTATGCTACAGCTTGTTGAGGAGGGAGAAATAGTTGCAATTACGCCCAGAAGCTTTTGTAATGGTGCTTATTATCGTCCTTTTCGTCAAGCTTTTTTGAAAGAAATGGGGCTTGATAAAATTCATGTTTTTGAGAGCCGTTCAGCAGTTTTTTCAGAGAGTATATTACAAGAAAATATTATTTTTCATGCTATTAAAACAAAAAACAAACCTGACTGTATAGAAATTACCAGTAATTTTACAGATGAGACAGATGAATTTTTAGAGTCAAGGTACGTTCCCTATAGCAAAGTTGTTGAAACCAGCGATTCGGAAAATTTCATTCATATTGTGACAAACTCTCTTGATGATGCTTTGAGAGTGCAAATGGATAGATTTTCATCTACCTTAAATGACCTTGGTTTAAAAGTTTCAACGGGTGCAGTTGTCGATTTTCGTCTTAAATCAGCGCTAAGAACTTCCTGGGACGAAAAAAGTGTTCCCCTGCTTTACCCAGAATCAATCAAAGCCGGAAAAGTATTGTTTCCACCCGTCAATCCTCGTAAGGCGATCGCAATTGAACAAAACCAACAAACAAGTAAATGGTTAGTTGAATCGGGTTGGTACGTTTTGATAAAGCGTTTTTCTGCCAAGGAAGAAAAGCGTCGTCTTGTTGCGGCGGTTTGTTCTCCTCTAGATGCACCAGTATTAGGCATAGAAAATCATCTTAACTACTACCATGCCGAAGGCAAGGGCATGAATCCTGACCTTGCACGAGGTTTAGCAGCATTTCTTAATTCAACTTTACTTGATATTTTTTTTAGACAATTTAGTGGGCATACACAAGTCAATGCCACAGATTTGCGTAAAATTAAGTACCCTTGCAAAGATGACTTAATTCAGCTAGGAAGCCAAATTGGAGATCGTTGCTTTAACCAAACGCAACTTGATACAGTCATACATACAACTCTGTCTATTATGAGCGAAACAACAAATGCTGTTCAAGCTAGTGAAAGAATTAAAGCAGCACTGGCAATTCTCAAAGAGATTTCGGCCCCAAGAGAGCAACAAAATGAGCGATCGGCACTTTGCTTACTTGCCTTAGCAAACATTCAACCTGAAACGCCCTGGAATCAAGCTACAGCACCAAGACGCAGGATTACAGAGATGATGGATTGGTTTCGTGATTATTATGGGAAACAATACGCGCCAAATACACGCGAGACAGTAAGACGGCAAACTATGCACCAGTTTGTACAGATGGGGATAGTTATTGAGAATCCAGATCAACCAGATAGACCAATTAATAGCCCAAAATGGTGTTATCAGCTTCATCAACAAGCTTTATCCCTGCTTAAATCCTATGACTCCGAGCAGTGGGAAGAAGCACGTCAAAATTATATTGTTTCAGTCACAAACTTGTTGCAGAATAAAAAGCGCAACATACCGATGATTCCCGTAAGTTTGCCTAACGGTCAAGCTATTAAGCTATCATCGGGGGGACAAAATATACTGATAAAAGATGTTTTGGAGAGTTTCTGCCCCAGATTTACACCGGAAGGGTTAGTTCTGTATGTGGGCGATGCTGGAAACAAGTTCATCGTTAATGAAACTCAGAGATTCCGAGAAATGGGGATTGAATTAGATCCTCATGGGAAAATGCCAGATATTGTAGTTTATTACGAGCGTCAAGACTGGTTGGTATTGATAGAAGCTGTGACAAGTCATGGCCCAGTCAACTTAAAACGTCACAATGAATTGAAGCAGCTTTTTCAGTCCAGTAGCAAAGGCTTAGTTTTTGTTAGTGCTTTCCCAAGTCGTAGAGAAATGACTCGGTATCTTGCGGAGATTTCTTGGGAGACAGAAGTTTGGGTTGCAGATCAAAGCGACCATATGATTCATTTCAACGGCGAGAGATTTCTTGGCCCTTATGAAAACCCAGCGAAAGGACATTAA
- a CDS encoding transposase — protein MALFPPGKGGGEDVAYGYKGKGILIHTLTDGNGMPLANCTTAANGSEREQVMPLLNSVTVKTNSPGRPRKRVKVLAGDKGYDSKDLRAALRKRGIRPQLPKRAWKTKRNRGRPIKMSVPRFQQERCFAWFQRKYRRLVVRWERISACFNAFISLATIHIWINRILLLG, from the coding sequence ATGGCTCTTTTTCCCCCTGGGAAAGGAGGAGGTGAGGACGTTGCTTATGGCTATAAGGGCAAAGGAATTTTAATTCATACTTTGACCGACGGTAATGGTATGCCTCTGGCTAATTGCACGACCGCAGCTAATGGTAGTGAAAGAGAACAAGTGATGCCGCTATTGAATAGCGTTACTGTCAAAACTAATTCTCCTGGCAGACCCCGTAAACGGGTCAAAGTGCTGGCTGGGGACAAAGGCTATGACTCCAAAGATTTGCGTGCGGCTTTACGCAAACGTGGTATTAGACCGCAGTTGCCGAAGCGAGCCTGGAAAACTAAAAGAAATCGAGGTAGACCCATAAAAATGTCAGTCCCTCGTTTTCAACAAGAGCGCTGCTTTGCATGGTTTCAACGGAAATACCGTAGACTTGTTGTTCGATGGGAAAGAATTTCTGCCTGCTTTAATGCTTTTATTTCCCTTGCAACAATTCACATTTGGATTAACAGAATTTTATTACTGGGATAG
- the bchB gene encoding ferredoxin:protochlorophyllide reductase (ATP-dependent) subunit B: MKLAYWMYAGPAHIGTLRVSSSFKNVHAIMHAPIGDDYFNVMRSMLERDRNFTPVTISSVDRNVLARGSQEKVVDNITRKDTEEHPDLIVLTPTCTSSILQEDLENFVERASIDTKCDVMLADVNHYRVNELQAADITLRQIVQLYTEKARKKGELPTGKTEKPSVNIIGISSLGFHNHHDCTELKKLMTDLGIEINEVIPEAASVLNLKRLSQAWFNLVPYRELGVMSAKYLEQEFGMPYVDITPMGVVETARCIRKIQQILNDQGAEVNYEDFINEQTLYVSQAAWFSRSIDCQNLTGKKAVVFGDSTHAAAMTKILAREMGIHVVWAGTYCKYDAEWFKEQVGEYCDEVIVTEDHGLIGDAIARTEPSAIFGTQMERHVGKRLNIPCGVIAAPVHIQNFPIGYKPFCGYEGTNQIADLVYNSFTLGMEDHLLEIFGGHDTKEVITKGISAGSDLGWNKEAQAELNKVPGFVRGKVKRNTEKFARDRGFSVISLEVMYAAKESVGA, encoded by the coding sequence ATGAAATTGGCTTATTGGATGTATGCAGGGCCCGCCCATATTGGAACTTTGCGAGTTTCTAGCTCTTTTAAAAACGTCCATGCCATCATGCACGCACCGATTGGCGACGACTACTTTAACGTTATGCGATCAATGTTAGAGCGCGATCGCAATTTTACGCCAGTTACTATTAGTTCGGTAGATCGCAACGTACTAGCGCGGGGTTCTCAAGAAAAGGTAGTTGACAACATTACTCGCAAAGACACCGAAGAACACCCCGATTTAATTGTGCTTACGCCTACTTGCACCTCTAGCATTTTGCAAGAAGACTTAGAAAACTTTGTCGAACGTGCTTCTATTGATACAAAGTGCGATGTCATGCTGGCAGATGTCAACCATTACCGCGTTAACGAGTTGCAAGCGGCGGATATTACGTTGCGGCAAATTGTGCAGCTATACACCGAAAAAGCTCGGAAAAAAGGCGAATTACCTACAGGTAAAACTGAAAAGCCATCCGTAAACATTATTGGTATTTCTAGTCTCGGCTTCCACAATCACCACGATTGTACCGAACTTAAAAAATTGATGACGGATTTGGGAATCGAAATTAATGAGGTAATTCCTGAAGCAGCATCGGTGCTTAACCTCAAAAGACTTTCTCAAGCTTGGTTTAACTTAGTACCTTATCGGGAACTAGGGGTAATGTCGGCGAAGTATCTAGAACAAGAATTTGGGATGCCTTATGTAGATATTACGCCAATGGGTGTAGTAGAAACGGCGCGTTGTATTCGCAAAATTCAGCAGATTCTCAACGACCAAGGCGCAGAGGTAAACTACGAAGACTTTATCAACGAGCAAACTTTGTATGTTTCTCAAGCTGCTTGGTTTTCGCGCTCCATTGACTGTCAAAATTTAACTGGGAAAAAAGCTGTAGTCTTTGGCGACAGCACCCACGCCGCCGCGATGACAAAGATATTAGCGCGAGAAATGGGCATTCACGTTGTTTGGGCGGGTACTTATTGCAAGTACGACGCTGAGTGGTTTAAGGAGCAAGTAGGGGAATATTGCGATGAAGTGATTGTCACCGAAGATCACGGACTAATCGGCGATGCGATCGCCCGCACAGAACCATCAGCTATCTTCGGTACGCAAATGGAGCGGCACGTAGGCAAGCGTTTAAACATCCCTTGCGGTGTAATTGCTGCTCCCGTACACATTCAGAACTTCCCCATCGGCTACAAGCCATTTTGCGGCTATGAAGGCACAAATCAAATTGCTGATTTAGTCTACAATTCCTTTACTTTGGGTATGGAAGACCACTTATTGGAAATCTTTGGCGGACACGATACCAAGGAAGTTATTACTAAAGGCATTTCCGCAGGTTCTGACCTTGGTTGGAATAAAGAAGCACAGGCAGAATTAAATAAAGTGCCGGGGTTTGTACGCGGTAAAGTTAAACGCAATACTGAAAAATTTGCGCGCGATCGCGGTTTTAGTGTAATTAGTCTTGAAGTCATGTACGCCGCCAAAGAATCTGTAGGCGCGTAG
- a CDS encoding esterase/lipase family protein, whose translation MLPTVILPGYLESAIAYLPLQQALQQLGFPTFTVPLRRRDWLPTLGGRPITPILQQLDRTVKQALKQSNTTQINLIGHSAGGWISRIYLGEKPYLGRKEIESQALCHAHPYIANLVTLGTPHISQERWTRWNLDFVNNNYPGAFYPTVRYICVAGKTIFGSRLSSKWLAYSSYQQTCGVGNTWGDGITPIMAAHLEGAENLIIENINHSPRSPGLWYGSAAVLPSWVTYLS comes from the coding sequence ATGTTGCCTACAGTTATTTTGCCGGGATACTTGGAAAGTGCGATCGCCTATTTGCCTTTGCAACAAGCTTTACAACAACTGGGTTTTCCTACTTTCACCGTACCATTACGCCGCCGCGATTGGTTGCCAACTTTGGGCGGACGACCGATTACACCGATTTTGCAACAACTTGATCGCACTGTAAAGCAAGCTTTAAAACAATCTAACACTACACAAATTAATTTAATTGGTCATTCGGCGGGGGGGTGGATTTCTCGGATTTATCTGGGAGAAAAGCCTTATTTGGGGCGCAAAGAAATAGAGTCTCAAGCGCTTTGTCATGCTCACCCCTACATTGCTAATCTAGTTACCCTGGGTACGCCTCACATTAGTCAAGAGCGATGGACGCGATGGAATTTAGATTTTGTCAATAATAACTATCCTGGCGCTTTTTATCCTACCGTTCGTTACATTTGCGTTGCCGGAAAAACTATTTTTGGCAGTCGCCTTTCTTCTAAATGGCTGGCTTACAGTAGCTATCAGCAAACTTGCGGAGTGGGAAATACTTGGGGAGACGGGATTACACCAATTATGGCGGCGCATTTGGAAGGTGCGGAAAATTTAATTATTGAGAATATCAATCACTCGCCGCGATCGCCGGGACTTTGGTATGGTTCGGCTGCCGTTTTACCCTCTTGGGTGACTTATCTATCTTAA
- a CDS encoding cytochrome b N-terminal domain-containing protein gives MISTYDFRLRRTATILSVAIVTLTAIAALTGVLLSFYYEPAAGGAYQSLKWIDTEVTNGLLIHTLHDRAGTLLIGVSLIQMVVMFLGRQFRSNWLIAWVSGIFLILNAIGLAWTAIILDWSQEGYWRFRIELSTIEAIPLVGSTLRDVLVGGGALNTTTVEHLYTIHSYLLSAGAILLSTVHLWSILKQEKEMKDEIVAPELPTPKEAELT, from the coding sequence ATGATTTCTACTTACGATTTTAGATTGCGGCGGACAGCGACAATATTATCGGTGGCGATTGTAACTTTAACTGCGATCGCAGCACTTACAGGAGTATTACTATCTTTTTACTACGAACCCGCCGCCGGAGGTGCTTATCAGTCGCTGAAGTGGATTGATACAGAAGTTACCAATGGTTTACTAATTCACACCCTTCACGATCGCGCGGGAACGTTGCTAATCGGCGTAAGTTTAATTCAAATGGTAGTAATGTTTTTAGGTAGACAATTCCGTTCTAATTGGCTAATAGCTTGGGTAAGCGGTATTTTTTTGATATTAAACGCGATCGGTCTTGCTTGGACGGCAATTATTTTAGATTGGAGTCAAGAAGGTTACTGGCGCTTTCGGATTGAATTAAGCACTATTGAAGCAATACCGCTAGTTGGTTCGACTTTAAGAGATGTGTTAGTAGGCGGTGGCGCGTTAAATACAACTACAGTAGAGCATCTTTACACTATCCATAGTTACTTGCTATCGGCGGGAGCAATATTACTTTCGACAGTGCATTTGTGGAGCATATTGAAGCAAGAAAAAGAAATGAAAGACGAAATTGTTGCGCCCGAATTACCAACACCTAAAGAAGCTGAATTGACTTAA
- a CDS encoding precorrin-2 C(20)-methyltransferase yields the protein MKIGTLYGISVGTGDPELITVKGLKILQSSTVVAFPAGINGKLGIAQQIVAPWISSNQQQLALDFPYVQEKEILEFAWKNAAVQVWQYLQQGVDVTFVCEGDVSFYSTFSYLAQTLQQIHPEVLVQSIPGVCSPMAASSALGLPLTVGAEKLVVLPAIYQLQELEAVLNWADVVVLMKVASVYAQVWKILERRNLLERSRVVERATQKDMVIYDSLRDRPSLQLPYFSILIVQVSQRSHL from the coding sequence GTGAAAATTGGCACTTTATACGGAATTAGCGTCGGTACGGGCGATCCAGAATTAATTACAGTCAAGGGACTAAAAATCCTCCAGTCGTCAACAGTAGTTGCTTTTCCAGCAGGAATAAACGGCAAACTCGGCATCGCTCAACAAATTGTAGCGCCTTGGATTAGCTCTAATCAGCAACAACTAGCTTTAGATTTTCCCTACGTGCAAGAAAAGGAGATTCTAGAATTCGCCTGGAAAAATGCCGCCGTCCAAGTTTGGCAATATTTGCAACAAGGAGTTGATGTTACTTTTGTCTGTGAAGGGGATGTTAGTTTTTATAGTACCTTCAGTTACCTGGCACAAACTTTGCAACAAATCCATCCTGAAGTATTAGTCCAATCAATTCCTGGAGTTTGTTCGCCAATGGCTGCTTCTTCAGCGCTAGGATTACCCTTAACCGTTGGCGCAGAAAAATTAGTAGTTTTACCCGCAATCTATCAGCTACAAGAACTAGAAGCTGTATTAAACTGGGCAGATGTAGTAGTTTTAATGAAAGTTGCTTCAGTATACGCACAAGTATGGAAAATCTTAGAGCGGCGTAATTTATTAGAGCGCAGCCGAGTTGTAGAACGAGCTACCCAAAAAGATATGGTAATTTATGATAGCTTGCGCGATCGCCCTTCTTTACAGTTGCCCTATTTTTCGATTTTAATTGTGCAAGTAAGCCAGCGATCGCATTTATAA
- a CDS encoding shikimate dehydrogenase yields MSQIITGKTKLLGVIGHPVEHSLSPIMHNAAIAHLGLDYVYLPLPVHPDNLQAAISGFAAIDLVGFNITIPHKQAITPLITEISATAKAIGAINTVWRTSSSIWAGTNTDVEGFITPLQTYAQNWSEKTALVLGNGGAARAVVAGCAQLGFKETYVVGRNPTKLAEFIASWGNSALATQLLVRSWDKLPLLIPQAKVIINTTPIGMYPNVRESPLSDEEMGLLAADAIAYDLIYTPSPTKFLQQAQAKGATAIDGLEMLVQQGAAALKIWLQQPAPIDVMRQALQNYLSKG; encoded by the coding sequence ATGTCGCAAATAATTACTGGAAAAACTAAGCTACTGGGCGTAATTGGGCATCCTGTAGAGCATTCACTGTCGCCAATTATGCACAATGCGGCGATCGCGCATTTAGGCTTAGACTATGTTTATTTACCTCTACCAGTACATCCAGACAATCTACAAGCGGCAATTTCTGGATTTGCGGCAATCGATTTAGTGGGCTTTAATATTACAATTCCCCACAAGCAAGCAATTACGCCTTTAATTACAGAAATATCTGCTACCGCTAAAGCAATCGGCGCTATAAATACCGTTTGGCGGACAAGTAGCAGTATTTGGGCGGGTACTAATACCGATGTCGAAGGTTTTATTACTCCTTTGCAAACTTACGCTCAAAATTGGAGCGAAAAAACTGCCTTAGTTTTGGGTAATGGTGGCGCAGCGCGGGCGGTGGTAGCAGGTTGCGCTCAATTAGGTTTTAAGGAAACCTATGTAGTGGGAAGAAATCCTACAAAGTTAGCCGAATTTATTGCTAGTTGGGGAAATTCAGCTTTGGCGACACAATTATTAGTCCGCAGTTGGGATAAATTGCCGCTACTAATTCCCCAGGCAAAAGTAATTATCAACACAACTCCCATCGGGATGTATCCCAACGTTCGCGAGTCGCCTTTGAGTGATGAGGAAATGGGATTATTAGCAGCAGATGCGATCGCCTATGACTTAATTTATACTCCTAGTCCTACCAAGTTTTTACAACAAGCACAAGCAAAGGGGGCGACGGCTATTGATGGCTTAGAAATGCTTGTACAACAAGGAGCCGCCGCTTTAAAAATTTGGTTGCAACAACCCGCACCCATTGATGTTATGCGTCAGGCGTTGCAAAACTATCTTAGTAAAGGTTAA